The following DNA comes from Ardenticatenales bacterium.
GGCTGGGGTGGCTGCTGATCCATTGCTTCAATTGCGTCATGGTGTCCTCATTGGTGCAAGCTGTCGGGTTGTTCAGGCAATGCGCACGTCGCGCAGCGTCTTCACCAGCAGGTGCGTATCTTGTGGCTGCGATTCCGCGGCGGCGGCGCGCCAGACTCGTGGCAGTTCGCTGCTTTGGCGCGGCTGAAAACCGGCGACGGAGAACAATTGCCGCACGGGATCGGGGGCGTCCTGGGGCAGGAAGGCCAGGATGGCTTCGCAAATGAGTTCTTGCGCGGTGCGTTCGATTTCGGCGAGGACGGCGGGGGCGGTGATGGTGACGGCGGAGAGGGGGTGGACGTAGATTTGCTCAATGCGGGCAATGCCGGCATCTGCGACCCAACCAATAATCGTCGTAATCTCTGCTTCTTCCTGACCGATCAGGTAACTTCGCTCGGACATGGACATGAGCAATTCCGCGCGGCGGGGTTTGACATGGCCACCGGTAGCCTTGTGGATGAGAAGGAGAACAGCAGGGACGTCGGAAGGACGAGCACGGCGTACCGTGACGTTGGTAGGCGTTTCCGTGGGGAAAATCGGTTTGGCCGTCGCCTCCGGCCTGGGTTGGGTTGCTTTCGCGCTGGGGGCGGGCGTGGGCGCGGGGCGGGGCTTGCCCAGGCTTTCCCAGGCCGCCTCAAACTGCAATCGTGTCTCCGCCATCGTGCCATCCGTACGAATCACCACATCCGCGCGGGCTACCTTCTCCGCCTGCGGCGGCTGTGCATTCACCCGCAGCGCCGCCGTCTCCTCATCCATGCCGCGGCAAATCATCAGTCGTTCTAGCTGGCGCACCGGCGCGCACGCCGTCACCCAGACAACGTTGCAATCGTCCACCAGCGGACCTTCCAGCAGCTTGATCGCCTCAATGAAAACGACCTGCGCCTGACTTTCGTTCACCCGCTGGATGATTTCCGTGCGCACGGCGGGGTGCAGCATCATC
Coding sequences within:
- a CDS encoding dephospho-CoA kinase — its product is MRSSKNQGRPPRWPDKIVVGLTGNIATGKSSVMRMAAEQGALTLDADKIVHEIMDGDPSVQAAIAVAFGAEVRKADGRIDRPALAAIVFSDPTALRDLEMMLHPAVRTEIIQRVNESQAQVVFIEAIKLLEGPLVDDCNVVWVTACAPVRQLERLMICRGMDEETAALRVNAQPPQAEKVARADVVIRTDGTMAETRLQFEAAWESLGKPRPAPTPAPSAKATQPRPEATAKPIFPTETPTNVTVRRARPSDVPAVLLLIHKATGGHVKPRRAELLMSMSERSYLIGQEEAEITTIIGWVADAGIARIEQIYVHPLSAVTITAPAVLAEIERTAQELICEAILAFLPQDAPDPVRQLFSVAGFQPRQSSELPRVWRAAAAESQPQDTHLLVKTLRDVRIA